From one Halosimplex rubrum genomic stretch:
- a CDS encoding flippase activity-associated protein Agl23 produces the protein MSRSDPESDAAGSGDTGESAGPETGVDGDSADPADEPTASDRDPPDPTGSTGRFDGIDRTTRWVLAVVAGGLLARLALLGARVAHYDEGRVAWWSSYFLETGQFEYRYIIHGPLVQHVNKFLFDALGANDFTMRLFVALVGAFLPLAALLFREHLDGDEVIGTAFFLAFSPLLLYYSRFFRSTLLATAFAFVAFGLLVRAYDEYSVWYVYGAVVFVALAFTAKENAAVYLLVWLGASALLLDQALFRTGGDRSGFEWARERLDARTRPLGDYVADFLWHGAVAVVLFLAVTLYFYAPRSPGTEAVGFWQAVTNPTLFPDLFDRTLDDVVEGYSYWFGGTTDAGCRKENVVDAYLCFLGQEVHAMAQSALALTLMAVVGFLAERWGRVRSRGVVLFCAYWGFVSVVGYPLGTDIANAWIAVNALVPLAIPAGVGIALVVDRARDSVHTGSVRFGITAFALVLIAGYMAGSAGWFVYMNDTSDGNELVQYAQPADDFRPSMAVLEDHAADHQGPDVLFVGNSYVRNTPRDGGIEPRCSSISETLPLQWYVDAYGATGDCIQDEGIAVQRLQDGDIDPLVVIAPNSLEEDLAPGLEGYDADTYRLRVYGSETVFFSDRTPDQSSGNASAVEPRALAVGN, from the coding sequence CCGACGAACCCACAGCGAGCGACCGAGACCCGCCGGACCCCACCGGATCGACCGGCCGGTTCGACGGCATCGACCGGACGACCCGCTGGGTCCTCGCCGTCGTCGCCGGCGGTCTGCTCGCTCGCCTCGCCCTCCTCGGCGCGCGCGTCGCCCACTACGACGAGGGGCGAGTGGCCTGGTGGTCGAGTTACTTCCTCGAGACCGGCCAGTTCGAGTACCGCTACATCATCCACGGCCCGCTCGTCCAGCACGTCAACAAGTTCCTCTTCGACGCGCTGGGCGCCAACGACTTCACCATGCGGCTGTTCGTGGCGCTCGTCGGTGCCTTCCTCCCGCTCGCGGCGCTCCTGTTCCGCGAGCACCTCGACGGCGACGAGGTGATCGGGACCGCCTTCTTCCTCGCCTTTAGCCCGCTGCTGCTGTACTACTCCCGTTTCTTCCGGAGCACGCTGCTGGCCACGGCGTTCGCGTTCGTCGCCTTCGGTCTGCTCGTGCGCGCTTACGACGAGTACTCGGTGTGGTACGTCTACGGGGCCGTCGTCTTCGTCGCGCTGGCGTTCACCGCAAAGGAGAACGCCGCGGTGTACCTGCTCGTGTGGCTCGGCGCGAGCGCCCTGCTGCTCGACCAGGCGCTGTTCCGGACCGGCGGCGACCGCTCGGGCTTCGAGTGGGCGCGCGAGCGTCTCGACGCTCGCACCCGACCGCTCGGGGACTACGTCGCCGACTTCCTGTGGCACGGCGCGGTCGCGGTCGTCCTGTTCCTGGCGGTCACGCTGTACTTCTACGCCCCGCGGTCGCCGGGCACCGAGGCCGTCGGCTTCTGGCAGGCGGTCACCAACCCGACGCTGTTCCCCGATCTCTTCGACCGGACGCTCGACGACGTGGTCGAGGGGTACAGCTACTGGTTCGGCGGGACGACCGACGCCGGCTGCCGCAAGGAGAACGTCGTCGACGCCTACCTCTGCTTCCTCGGGCAGGAGGTCCACGCGATGGCCCAGTCGGCGCTGGCGCTCACCCTGATGGCCGTCGTCGGCTTCCTCGCCGAGCGGTGGGGTCGCGTCCGCTCGCGCGGCGTCGTCCTCTTCTGTGCCTACTGGGGCTTCGTCTCCGTCGTCGGCTACCCGCTCGGGACCGACATCGCCAACGCCTGGATCGCCGTCAACGCGCTCGTCCCGCTGGCGATCCCCGCCGGCGTCGGCATCGCGCTGGTCGTCGACCGCGCCCGCGACTCCGTCCACACCGGTTCGGTCAGGTTCGGCATCACCGCGTTCGCCCTCGTGTTGATCGCCGGCTACATGGCCGGCTCCGCGGGCTGGTTCGTCTACATGAACGACACCAGCGACGGGAACGAACTCGTCCAGTACGCCCAGCCGGCCGACGACTTCCGCCCGTCGATGGCGGTGCTGGAGGACCACGCCGCCGACCACCAGGGTCCCGACGTGCTCTTCGTCGGAAACAGTTACGTCCGCAACACCCCGCGGGACGGCGGGATCGAACCACGCTGTTCCAGCATCAGCGAGACGCTCCCCTTACAGTGGTACGTCGACGCCTACGGCGCCACCGGCGACTGCATTCAGGACGAGGGAATCGCCGTTCAGCGACTCCAGGACGGCGATATCGATCCACTGGTCGTCATCGCGCCGAACTCCCTGGAAGAGGACCTGGCGCCCGGGCTGGAGGGGTACGACGCCGACACCTACCGTCTGCGGGTCTACGGCAGCGAGACGGTCTTCTTCAGCGACCGGACGCCCGACCAGTCGAGCGGGAACGCGAGCGCCGTCGAACCGCGGGCGCTCGCCGTCGGCAACTGA
- a CDS encoding ketopantoate reductase family protein: MRALVFGAGSLGSLLGGLLARAHDVTLVGRDPHVERVRAEGLRIAGEVSARVAPAATTTVPAERFDLALVAVKAFDTPAAAEALGGADLDAVLSVQNGLGNEAVLAEALDAPVLAGTCTYGARLTEPGAVECTGRGEVALGPPDGGESPVADRVGPAMRAAGVETTVAADMPRRCWEKLAVNAGINAVTALARVENGALVDGPAGEPARRAAREAARVARERGIDLSDDAAVEAVERVAAATSANRSSMLQDVDAGGRTEVDAINGAVVDRAEAAVPANETLTALVRGWERERGLREDEEG; encoded by the coding sequence GTGCGCGCCCTCGTCTTCGGCGCCGGTAGCCTCGGGAGCCTCCTCGGGGGACTGCTCGCGCGCGCCCACGACGTGACGCTGGTCGGTCGCGACCCCCACGTCGAGCGGGTCCGCGCCGAGGGGCTCCGGATCGCCGGCGAGGTCTCGGCGCGCGTCGCGCCGGCGGCGACGACGACGGTACCCGCCGAGCGGTTCGACCTGGCCCTCGTCGCCGTGAAGGCCTTCGACACGCCGGCCGCCGCCGAGGCGCTCGGTGGCGCCGACCTCGACGCGGTCCTCTCCGTCCAGAACGGGCTGGGCAACGAGGCGGTGCTGGCCGAGGCGCTCGACGCGCCGGTGCTCGCGGGCACCTGCACCTACGGCGCGCGCCTGACCGAACCGGGCGCCGTCGAGTGTACCGGCCGCGGCGAGGTGGCGCTGGGCCCGCCCGACGGTGGGGAGTCGCCGGTCGCCGACCGCGTGGGACCGGCCATGCGCGCGGCCGGCGTCGAGACGACCGTCGCCGCCGACATGCCCCGACGGTGCTGGGAGAAGCTGGCCGTCAACGCGGGGATCAACGCGGTGACCGCGCTCGCGCGCGTCGAGAACGGCGCGCTGGTCGACGGGCCGGCGGGCGAGCCGGCTCGCCGCGCGGCGAGGGAAGCCGCGCGCGTCGCGCGCGAGCGGGGGATCGACCTGTCCGACGACGCCGCGGTCGAGGCGGTCGAGCGCGTGGCGGCGGCGACGAGCGCAAACCGGTCGTCGATGCTGCAGGACGTCGACGCCGGCGGGCGGACGGAGGTCGACGCGATCAACGGCGCGGTCGTCGACCGGGCCGAGGCGGCGGTGCCGGCCAACGAGACGCTGACGGCACTGGTCCGGGGCTGGGAGCGCGAGCGCGGCCTTCGGGAGGACGAGGAGGGGTGA
- a CDS encoding DUF7130 family rubredoxin-like protein, translating to MRGSGVGSRVSEPDRETDLGFGQAVFDDEGNRLGTVRGFDEHGFYVTTEEGIAGMGQHLSTTADSGEAELMWRCWDCGEMGDIEEIPETCPACGAERESIYYWAED from the coding sequence ATGCGCGGGTCGGGCGTCGGTTCACGTGTGAGCGAACCAGACAGAGAGACCGATCTGGGATTCGGCCAGGCGGTCTTCGACGACGAGGGGAACCGACTGGGGACCGTTCGCGGGTTCGACGAGCACGGCTTCTACGTGACGACCGAGGAGGGGATCGCCGGCATGGGCCAACACCTCTCGACCACCGCCGACAGCGGCGAGGCCGAGCTGATGTGGCGCTGCTGGGACTGCGGTGAGATGGGCGACATCGAGGAGATCCCCGAGACCTGCCCCGCCTGCGGCGCCGAGCGCGAGAGCATCTACTACTGGGCCGAGGACTGA
- a CDS encoding alpha/beta fold hydrolase — translation MNEPSTMELPDGRTLAYAEYGDPAGTPVFAFHGVIGSRLMWSLCDDAAAERGIRLVAPDRPGFGASEFQRDRRLLDWPTDVCALADSLGVDRFGVTGFSGGGPHAMACAHAVPERVRGVSLVSTVTPPETRDRADPFNEAVLSATRFVPGFSQAAFASSAWLADNAWPQFRTALKVGSPPEDRAVFDGPAGETLFADGAEAFRNGSRGPAHDLPLVGDDWGFDARGCPHEVDLWHGRADATVGPDLARTFGDLLPAADLYLGDGAHYSTYVDNRGAILDAAAG, via the coding sequence ATGAACGAGCCGTCGACGATGGAACTTCCGGACGGCCGAACGCTCGCCTACGCCGAGTACGGCGACCCCGCGGGGACGCCCGTCTTCGCCTTCCACGGCGTCATCGGGTCGCGGCTGATGTGGTCGCTGTGCGACGACGCGGCCGCCGAACGGGGGATCCGCCTCGTCGCCCCCGATAGACCGGGCTTCGGCGCCTCCGAGTTCCAGCGCGACCGCCGGCTGCTCGACTGGCCGACCGACGTGTGCGCGCTGGCCGACTCGCTGGGCGTCGACCGCTTCGGCGTGACGGGCTTCTCCGGCGGCGGCCCGCACGCGATGGCCTGCGCCCACGCGGTGCCCGAGCGCGTTCGGGGGGTGTCGCTGGTGAGTACGGTGACGCCGCCAGAGACGCGGGACCGAGCGGACCCGTTCAACGAGGCGGTGCTGTCGGCGACGCGGTTCGTGCCGGGCTTCTCCCAGGCGGCGTTCGCCTCCTCGGCGTGGCTGGCCGACAACGCCTGGCCGCAGTTCCGCACGGCGCTGAAAGTCGGGTCACCGCCCGAGGACCGAGCGGTCTTCGACGGCCCGGCGGGCGAGACGCTGTTCGCCGACGGCGCCGAGGCGTTCCGCAACGGCTCCCGGGGGCCGGCCCACGACCTGCCGCTGGTGGGCGACGACTGGGGGTTCGACGCCCGCGGCTGTCCCCACGAGGTTGACCTCTGGCACGGTCGTGCCGACGCGACGGTCGGTCCCGACCTCGCGCGGACGTTCGGCGACCTGCTCCCCGCCGCCGACCTCTACCTCGGCGACGGCGCTCACTACTCGACGTACGTGGACAACCGCGGCGCGATCCTCGACGCCGCGGCGGGCTGA
- the serS gene encoding serine--tRNA ligase — protein MLSRQFVRENPERVRDAIERKGVTGVDLDEILEIDEEWRELKSRGDGLRHERNEVSSTIGELKQEGNEEEAQEAIERSQELKDELQEVEDRADELQAELEERLLEIPNVPHDSVPTGEDESDNIERYREGFDDLRVDPDDVTPHYDLGEDLDVLDFERGAKVSGGGFQFVKGDGAKLERALIQFFLDVHEEQDYVEVAPPIPVNSASMRGTGQLPKFAEDAYRVEARQEDDYDDDDLWLLPTAEVPVTNMYRDEILLDDDLPLKHQAFSPNFRREAGEHGTETRGYVRVHQFNKVELVNFVRPEESYDRLEGLLGEAEEVLRRLGLPYRVLDMCTGDMGFTQAKKYDIEVWAPGDDMEGGPDVGGRWLEVSSVSNFEDFQARRAGLRYRPERHESAEYLHTLNGSGVAVPRVMVAIMEYYQNDDGTVTVPEALRPYMNGQELIEGHEPVGESAVGAGEKE, from the coding sequence ATGCTAAGCAGGCAGTTCGTTCGGGAGAACCCCGAACGGGTCCGCGACGCCATCGAGCGCAAGGGCGTCACGGGCGTCGACCTGGACGAGATCCTCGAGATCGACGAGGAGTGGCGCGAACTCAAGTCCCGCGGCGACGGCCTCCGCCACGAGCGCAACGAGGTCTCCTCGACCATCGGCGAACTCAAACAGGAGGGCAACGAGGAGGAAGCCCAGGAAGCCATCGAGCGCTCCCAGGAGCTCAAAGACGAACTGCAGGAGGTCGAGGACCGGGCGGACGAGCTGCAGGCGGAACTGGAGGAGCGCCTTCTGGAGATCCCGAACGTCCCCCACGACTCGGTCCCCACGGGCGAAGACGAGAGCGACAATATCGAGCGCTACCGCGAGGGGTTCGACGACCTGCGGGTCGACCCGGACGACGTGACCCCGCACTACGACCTGGGCGAGGACCTCGACGTCCTCGACTTCGAGCGCGGCGCGAAGGTGTCGGGCGGCGGCTTCCAGTTCGTCAAGGGCGACGGCGCGAAACTGGAGCGGGCGCTGATCCAGTTCTTCCTCGACGTCCACGAGGAGCAGGACTACGTCGAGGTCGCGCCGCCGATCCCCGTCAACTCGGCGTCGATGCGCGGGACCGGCCAGCTCCCCAAGTTCGCCGAGGACGCCTACCGCGTGGAAGCCCGCCAGGAGGACGACTACGACGACGACGACCTGTGGCTGCTCCCCACCGCCGAGGTACCGGTCACGAACATGTACCGCGACGAGATCCTGCTCGACGACGACCTCCCGCTGAAGCACCAGGCCTTCTCCCCCAATTTCCGCCGCGAGGCCGGCGAGCACGGCACCGAGACGCGGGGCTACGTCCGCGTCCACCAGTTCAACAAGGTCGAACTCGTCAACTTCGTCCGCCCGGAGGAGAGCTACGACCGGCTGGAGGGGCTGCTCGGCGAAGCCGAGGAAGTCCTCCGGCGGCTCGGCCTTCCCTACCGGGTGCTGGACATGTGTACCGGCGACATGGGCTTCACCCAGGCCAAGAAGTACGACATCGAGGTGTGGGCGCCCGGCGACGACATGGAGGGCGGTCCCGACGTGGGCGGTCGCTGGCTCGAAGTATCGTCCGTCTCGAACTTCGAGGACTTCCAGGCCCGGCGTGCGGGCCTGCGGTATCGGCCCGAGCGCCACGAGTCGGCGGAGTACCTCCACACGCTCAACGGGAGCGGCGTGGCGGTCCCGCGAGTCATGGTCGCGATCATGGAGTACTACCAGAACGACGACGGCACCGTCACCGTCCCCGAGGCGCTACGGCCGTACATGAACGGCCAGGAACTCATCGAGGGCCACGAACCCGTCGGCGAGAGCGCCGTCGGGGCCGGCGAGAAGGAGTGA
- a CDS encoding nuclear transport factor 2 family protein, with translation MTDGAERARAYYRVLDEADYDRLADLLAEGFVHDRPDRTIDGRDRFVEFMREERPQTDTTHRVEAVFGGRTDGDGREGDDEADGGVAVQGRLLAADDSVITGFVDVFSVCEAGIERIETYTD, from the coding sequence ATGACCGACGGCGCCGAGCGGGCGCGGGCGTACTACCGGGTGCTCGACGAGGCCGACTACGACCGGCTGGCCGACCTGCTGGCCGAGGGGTTCGTCCACGACCGGCCGGACCGGACCATCGACGGTCGCGACCGCTTCGTCGAGTTCATGCGCGAGGAGCGCCCGCAGACCGACACTACTCACCGCGTCGAAGCGGTGTTCGGGGGTCGAACCGATGGGGACGGGCGAGAGGGCGACGACGAGGCCGACGGGGGCGTCGCCGTCCAGGGGCGACTGCTCGCCGCCGACGACTCGGTGATCACCGGCTTCGTCGACGTGTTCTCGGTGTGCGAGGCCGGGATCGAGCGGATCGAAACGTACACCGACTGA
- a CDS encoding redoxin domain-containing protein, translated as MLSEGVAAPAVDLPAYVDGERRRVDLDEYLGEGIVVLAFYPADFNPACTMQESDLGDLDLFTMQKDVSVFGVSPDSTYSHEAFAERYGLHVPLLSDREGEAAEAYGVATENEVGERLVRRAVFVVDHRGTVEYARAADDLETPLDVAPVKEAVGSIGGDDTALERYRVGHDHYAEGRRAFRAAMADYEDREWMDARSGFEEAEPAFTAAADHFDTAVRFAETADFETVVDRTEEKADTLAHATSWLADSADALASGRGKQGAQYREDAQRLLDAATDLSEPPGPDAFRLTADGVELGDSVVVDHGEAEGYDWRADDAGGVDTGLAVDDADLDAAVAGEADDYEPTDEPDTVEGDLEMDLDAVDAADEADDDTATEESSVEGDTVEGDLEMDMDAVDAADEAGSESATDGPAGATADTTPAAGDDSADDPEAAAADPEGEDGDAAVEELDLADPTEGDDEDEAEDERANWDIPGR; from the coding sequence ATGCTTTCGGAGGGTGTGGCGGCGCCAGCGGTCGACCTGCCGGCGTACGTCGACGGCGAGCGCCGACGGGTCGATCTCGACGAGTACCTGGGGGAGGGGATCGTCGTCCTCGCGTTCTACCCGGCGGATTTCAACCCCGCCTGCACGATGCAGGAGTCGGACCTGGGCGATCTGGATCTGTTCACGATGCAGAAGGACGTGTCGGTGTTCGGGGTCTCGCCGGACAGCACCTACAGCCACGAGGCGTTCGCCGAGCGCTACGGGCTGCACGTCCCGCTGTTGAGCGACCGCGAGGGCGAAGCCGCGGAGGCCTACGGCGTGGCCACCGAGAACGAGGTCGGCGAGCGCCTCGTCCGACGGGCCGTCTTCGTCGTCGACCACCGGGGCACCGTCGAGTACGCCCGGGCGGCCGACGACCTCGAGACGCCGCTCGACGTGGCGCCCGTCAAGGAGGCCGTGGGAAGTATCGGCGGCGACGACACCGCGCTGGAGCGCTACCGCGTCGGCCACGACCACTACGCCGAGGGTCGCCGGGCGTTTCGGGCGGCGATGGCCGACTACGAGGACCGCGAGTGGATGGACGCACGCAGCGGGTTCGAGGAGGCCGAACCAGCGTTCACCGCCGCCGCCGACCACTTCGACACGGCCGTGCGGTTCGCCGAGACCGCCGACTTCGAGACGGTCGTCGACCGCACCGAGGAGAAGGCCGACACGCTCGCCCACGCGACCAGCTGGCTGGCCGACTCCGCCGACGCGCTCGCCAGCGGCCGGGGCAAGCAGGGCGCGCAGTACCGCGAGGACGCCCAGCGCCTGCTCGACGCCGCCACCGACCTCTCCGAGCCGCCCGGACCCGACGCCTTCCGACTGACCGCCGACGGCGTCGAACTCGGCGACTCGGTCGTCGTCGACCACGGGGAAGCGGAGGGCTACGACTGGCGGGCCGACGACGCCGGCGGCGTCGACACCGGACTGGCCGTCGACGACGCCGACCTGGACGCCGCCGTCGCCGGCGAGGCCGACGACTACGAACCGACCGACGAACCCGACACCGTCGAGGGCGACCTGGAGATGGACTTAGACGCCGTCGACGCCGCCGACGAAGCGGACGACGACACCGCCACCGAGGAGTCGAGCGTCGAGGGCGACACCGTCGAGGGCGACCTGGAGATGGACATGGACGCCGTCGACGCCGCCGACGAGGCCGGGTCTGAGAGTGCGACGGACGGACCCGCGGGGGCGACGGCGGACACCACGCCCGCCGCCGGCGACGACTCGGCGGACGACCCGGAGGCGGCGGCTGCGGACCCCGAAGGCGAAGACGGCGACGCGGCCGTCGAGGAACTCGACCTGGCCGACCCGACCGAGGGCGACGACGAAGACGAGGCCGAGGACGAACGGGCGAACTGGGACATTCCAGGGCGATAG
- a CDS encoding DUF367 family protein has product MELHVRYEGDDDPEKCSARRLAKFDDAELHRSTRATPPGIVLNPFADRALSPADREGTGVLRSGATHGSEDERRSSSGARRDRLVALDCSWETAEREAFDLEGVHRSLPFLVAANPVNYGTAFQLNTVEAFAGALCILGERERAAEILDRFSWGHTFLELNEEPLRRYADCTDSTEVLAVQDDYLADEDEA; this is encoded by the coding sequence GTGGAGTTACACGTCCGCTACGAGGGCGACGACGACCCCGAGAAGTGCTCGGCCCGCCGGCTCGCGAAGTTCGACGACGCCGAGTTGCACCGCTCGACGCGGGCGACGCCGCCGGGGATCGTCCTCAACCCCTTCGCCGACCGGGCGCTCTCGCCCGCCGACCGCGAGGGGACGGGCGTCCTGCGGAGCGGAGCGACGCACGGCTCGGAAGACGAGCGCCGCTCGTCTTCCGGTGCGCGCCGCGACCGCCTCGTCGCGCTCGACTGCTCGTGGGAGACCGCCGAGCGCGAGGCCTTCGACCTGGAGGGCGTCCACCGCTCGCTGCCCTTCCTCGTCGCCGCCAATCCGGTCAACTATGGGACCGCCTTCCAGTTGAACACCGTCGAGGCGTTCGCCGGCGCCCTGTGCATCCTCGGCGAGCGCGAGCGGGCCGCGGAGATCCTCGACCGGTTCTCGTGGGGTCACACCTTCCTCGAACTCAACGAGGAACCCCTGCGCCGGTACGCCGACTGCACCGACTCGACGGAGGTACTCGCCGTGCAGGACGACTACCTCGCCGACGAGGACGAGGCGTAG
- a CDS encoding DUF4870 domain-containing protein yields MTDDGSAEAGESDESGQVEEPTDGESIEGQSTGGQSVADQSTGGQSTGEQSANGTSPDGDSTEEASGQSTGGQSTGGQSTGGQSTGGQSAGGQSTGGQSTGGQSTGGQSAGGQSTGGQSAGGQAGTGRTDGQSGGRTGGQAGGQSAGRAASTQPSGEMTGPAAGGTDLEPNVAAAIAYLFAPLTGVVMLLVEGDEDDFVRFHSIQSIGFGAVAIAAWVAVGIVMGILTAIPVVGDIFAFLVLPLNGLVGLGAFAVWLLLVFKAYQGERYGLPVLGPIAASN; encoded by the coding sequence ATGACGGACGACGGGTCCGCCGAAGCGGGCGAGTCCGACGAGAGCGGTCAGGTCGAGGAACCGACCGACGGGGAGTCGATCGAGGGCCAGTCCACCGGCGGACAGTCCGTCGCGGACCAGTCCACGGGCGGTCAGTCCACGGGAGAACAGTCCGCGAACGGAACGTCTCCCGACGGCGACTCGACCGAGGAGGCGTCCGGGCAGTCGACTGGTGGTCAGTCCACGGGCGGGCAGTCGACTGGTGGTCAGTCCACGGGCGGGCAGTCGGCCGGTGGCCAGTCCACGGGCGGACAGTCGACTGGTGGTCAGTCCACGGGCGGGCAGTCGGCCGGTGGTCAGTCCACGGGCGGGCAGTCGGCCGGTGGACAGGCCGGGACCGGACGGACCGACGGGCAATCCGGGGGACGGACGGGCGGTCAGGCGGGTGGACAGTCCGCCGGGCGAGCCGCGAGCACGCAGCCGAGCGGCGAGATGACCGGACCCGCGGCGGGCGGGACGGACCTGGAGCCGAACGTCGCGGCGGCGATCGCGTACCTGTTCGCGCCGCTGACGGGGGTCGTCATGCTGCTGGTCGAGGGCGACGAGGACGACTTCGTGCGCTTTCACTCGATCCAGAGCATCGGCTTCGGCGCGGTCGCCATCGCCGCGTGGGTCGCCGTCGGCATCGTCATGGGGATACTCACGGCGATACCGGTCGTCGGCGACATCTTCGCGTTCCTGGTGTTGCCGCTGAACGGCCTCGTCGGCCTCGGCGCGTTCGCCGTCTGGCTGTTGCTGGTCTTCAAGGCCTACCAGGGCGAGCGCTACGGCCTGCCGGTACTGGGCCCGATCGCCGCGTCGAACTGA